In the Magnetospira sp. QH-2 genome, one interval contains:
- a CDS encoding PAS domain S-box protein, producing MDGMDIIALLSLPIAVIMAGLWLVARQRLRAHAAENKETARQIRSMVAATSEGFWVIDPVTKVSLDVNDALCVMLGYGREEILGKTPLAFADEANAAIFKEQTGKIGTTDHRTYEITLTRKDGSALPCMFNATTLRAEETREAVAAFAFVTDLTQIKASEAELRDIHATLEKRIEERTARLRESELRFRRLYEQAPLPYQSLNAEGRIIEVNDAWLKLMGYGRLDVIGRPISQFLAPGQETLLEDRLPRFLKEGDIHDAEFRMQNKTGDTRIVSVEGQIGYEESGDVRQTHCILTDITSKIEAERELRRSEEKYRRLVEEIQSEYFLYSHTVDGVFDYVSPSVTAILGYRQNEFMTHYGEYLTDCALNDQVMAHTEAAIRGEKQPPYEVEITHKDGSVRRLEVAESPVTDESGRVVAVEGIAHDVTQNKEAEARMLRTVEELTQSNIELERFAYVASHDLQEPLRTIISFSQLLSQKHASALDDEAKEYLEFVAEGATRMSGLVNGLLEYSRVTARAEPFGPVKVGKVLDAVQRNLNESIVESGVVMETDDLPEIRADGMQIGMLFQNLISNAIKYRHPDRPLVIRLQAERRSSAWRFSVADNGTGIAPRYHARVFEIFRRLHSPSSHPGTGIGLALCKRIVERHGGRIWVDSEEDEGACFRFDLPFEPQETPESDESGSRLPPDPSIE from the coding sequence ATGGACGGCATGGATATTATTGCACTTCTTTCATTGCCGATTGCCGTGATCATGGCCGGTCTATGGCTGGTGGCACGGCAACGGTTACGGGCCCATGCCGCCGAAAACAAGGAGACGGCCCGGCAAATCCGCTCCATGGTGGCCGCCACGTCCGAAGGGTTCTGGGTTATTGACCCGGTGACCAAGGTATCCCTGGATGTCAATGACGCCCTATGCGTCATGCTCGGCTATGGGCGCGAGGAGATTTTGGGGAAAACACCCCTGGCCTTTGCCGATGAAGCCAACGCCGCCATATTTAAAGAGCAAACGGGCAAGATCGGCACAACCGATCACCGGACCTATGAGATCACTCTGACCCGCAAGGATGGCTCGGCCTTGCCTTGTATGTTCAACGCCACCACGCTGCGCGCGGAAGAAACGCGCGAGGCGGTGGCGGCATTCGCCTTTGTTACCGATCTCACTCAGATCAAGGCATCAGAAGCGGAACTGCGCGATATCCACGCTACTTTGGAAAAACGCATCGAAGAACGCACGGCCCGACTGCGAGAAAGCGAACTACGCTTCCGCAGGCTCTATGAACAAGCCCCGCTCCCCTATCAATCCCTCAATGCCGAAGGGCGGATCATCGAGGTCAACGATGCTTGGCTGAAATTGATGGGTTATGGCCGTTTGGATGTTATCGGCCGTCCTATTTCCCAGTTTCTGGCCCCGGGACAGGAAACCCTGCTGGAAGACCGGCTGCCCAGATTCCTGAAAGAAGGCGATATCCACGATGCGGAATTCCGGATGCAGAATAAGACAGGCGATACGCGCATCGTCAGTGTCGAGGGCCAGATCGGCTACGAAGAATCAGGAGATGTCCGTCAGACCCATTGCATCCTCACCGACATTACCAGCAAGATCGAGGCCGAACGGGAACTGCGCCGCAGCGAGGAAAAATATCGGCGCCTGGTAGAGGAAATCCAAAGCGAATACTTTTTATACTCCCATACCGTTGATGGGGTGTTCGACTATGTCAGTCCCTCGGTGACGGCAATTCTCGGATACCGGCAAAATGAATTCATGACCCATTACGGGGAATACCTGACCGACTGCGCACTCAACGACCAGGTCATGGCCCATACGGAAGCCGCCATTCGCGGTGAGAAACAGCCCCCTTACGAGGTGGAGATCACCCATAAGGACGGCTCTGTGCGACGATTGGAAGTGGCCGAAAGCCCGGTGACCGACGAGTCCGGACGGGTGGTCGCGGTGGAAGGCATTGCCCATGACGTGACACAAAACAAGGAAGCCGAAGCCCGTATGCTGCGCACGGTGGAAGAGCTGACCCAGTCCAACATCGAACTGGAGCGATTTGCCTACGTGGCCTCCCACGACCTTCAGGAACCGTTGCGTACCATCATCAGCTTCTCTCAATTGCTCAGCCAAAAGCATGCCTCTGCCCTTGACGATGAGGCCAAGGAGTACCTGGAATTCGTTGCCGAGGGGGCCACCCGCATGAGCGGCCTGGTCAACGGCTTGCTGGAATACTCCCGGGTGACCGCCCGTGCCGAGCCCTTCGGGCCGGTCAAGGTGGGCAAGGTCTTGGATGCCGTGCAACGGAACCTCAATGAAAGCATTGTCGAATCAGGGGTGGTCATGGAAACCGATGATCTGCCCGAGATCCGCGCCGATGGCATGCAGATTGGCATGCTATTTCAAAACCTGATCAGCAATGCCATAAAATACCGACACCCCGACAGACCGCTGGTTATTCGGCTGCAAGCGGAGCGGCGATCATCGGCCTGGCGCTTTAGCGTTGCCGACAATGGCACCGGGATCGCGCCCCGCTACCATGCGCGTGTCTTCGAGATCTTCCGTCGCCTGCATAGCCCGTCGAGCCACCCCGGCACCGGAATCGGCCTCGCCCTATGCAAGCGCATTGTCGAGCGTCATGGCGGACGGATATGGGTGGATTCCGAAGAAGACGAAGGTGCTTGCTTCCGCTTCGACCTGCCCTTCGAACCCCAGGAAACCCCGGAAAGCGACGAGAGCGGATCCCGGTTGCCCCCCGACCCATCCATTGAGTAG
- a CDS encoding cadherin-like domain-containing protein, producing the protein MLAGSADADGDILAVTSIDGVSNGTLVDNGDGSWTFTPDADWNGDLSFSYTVVDGEGGSSTADLDISVASVNDGPTTTDQSFTMNEDGTLTITETQLLAGSADADGDALTVSSIDGVSNGTLVDNGDGSWTFTPDADWNGDLSFSYTVVDGQGGSSTSDLNVTVVDVAEAPVVDSSLFTNGNNNVNLATADSDYGADKIYDAQAGHDTVQGGSLNDTIIGGTGNDRLYGNDGDDVFMVDSNDGWDRFSGGAGEDTVVATDGDDTITTDHFADYRTVETIDAGAGNDTISGSSGNNTLDFTNTTLESVEAIDGGAGHDTIKGSADADTIIGGTGNDRLYGNDGDDVFMVDSNDGWDRFSGGAGEDTVVATDGDDTITTDHFADYRTVETIDAGAGNDTISGSSGNNTLDFTNTTLESVEAIDGGAGHDTIKGSADADTIIGGTGNDRLYGNDGDDVLTGGAGNDRLYGGDGDDLFVWGAGGGNDSVYGGSDWTDMVHLDSSSKGADDLGWQVETDDGETFTIDPNNSDQDLHSFTDSANGTVTDLDTGEVLTFNDIEGIEWG; encoded by the coding sequence TTGCTCGCCGGATCCGCCGATGCGGATGGCGATATCCTGGCCGTGACTTCCATTGACGGGGTATCCAACGGCACCTTGGTGGACAACGGCGACGGCAGTTGGACCTTCACCCCCGATGCCGATTGGAATGGCGATCTGAGTTTCTCTTATACGGTCGTGGATGGCGAAGGCGGATCAAGCACCGCGGACCTGGATATTTCCGTGGCCTCGGTCAATGACGGCCCGACCACCACCGATCAGTCCTTCACCATGAACGAAGATGGCACCCTGACCATCACCGAGACCCAATTGCTGGCGGGATCCGCCGATGCGGACGGCGACGCCCTGACGGTTTCCAGTATCGACGGGGTATCCAACGGCACCTTGGTGGACAACGGCGACGGCAGTTGGACCTTCACCCCCGATGCCGATTGGAATGGCGATCTGAGTTTCTCTTATACGGTCGTGGATGGCCAGGGCGGCAGCAGTACATCTGATCTCAATGTGACCGTGGTCGATGTGGCGGAAGCTCCGGTGGTCGATTCCTCTTTGTTTACCAATGGCAACAACAACGTCAACCTGGCAACCGCCGACTCGGACTATGGCGCCGACAAGATCTATGATGCCCAGGCCGGTCATGACACGGTCCAGGGCGGCAGCCTGAATGACACCATCATTGGCGGGACCGGCAATGACCGGCTGTACGGCAATGACGGCGACGATGTGTTCATGGTCGACTCCAACGACGGCTGGGACCGTTTCTCGGGCGGCGCCGGTGAGGATACGGTGGTGGCGACCGATGGCGATGACACCATCACCACCGACCATTTCGCCGACTATCGCACGGTTGAGACCATCGACGCGGGGGCCGGTAACGACACCATTTCCGGGTCTTCGGGCAACAACACCTTGGACTTCACCAACACGACGCTGGAAAGCGTCGAGGCCATTGACGGCGGGGCCGGGCACGACACCATCAAGGGCTCGGCGGATGCCGACACCATCATTGGCGGGACCGGCAATGACCGGCTGTACGGCAATGACGGCGACGATGTGTTCATGGTCGACTCCAACGACGGCTGGGACCGTTTCTCGGGCGGCGCCGGTGAGGATACGGTGGTGGCGACCGATGGCGATGACACCATCACCACCGACCATTTCGCCGACTATCGCACGGTGGAGACCATCGACGCGGGGGCCGGTAACGACACCATTTCCGGGTCGTCGGGCAACAATACCCTGGACTTCACCAACACGACACTGGAAAGCGTCGAGGCCATTGACGGCGGGGCCGGGCACGACACCATCAAGGGCTCGGCGGATGCCGACACCATCATTGGCGGGACCGGCAATGACCGGCTGTACGGCAATGACGGCGACGATGTTCTGACCGGTGGCGCCGGCAATGACCGGCTGTACGGTGGCGACGGCGACGATCTGTTTGTCTGGGGCGCCGGTGGTGGCAACGACTCGGTATATGGCGGCAGCGATTGGACGGATATGGTTCACTTGGATTCGTCATCCAAGGGTGCCGACGATTTGGGCTGGCAAGTGGAAACCGACGATGGCGAAACTTTCACCATCGATCCCAACAATTCGGATCAGGATTTGCACAGCTTTACCGACAGTGCCAATGGCACCGTCACCGATTTGGATACCGGCGAGGTTCTGACCTTCAACGACATTGAGGGTATCGAATGGGGCTGA
- a CDS encoding Hsp33 family molecular chaperone HslO, with translation MTAPMMDDDLIQPFQVEPCGLRGRLVRLGPALVDLLSGQDYPPVVARLLGQAAALAAVLASSLKYDGLFTLQIKGDGPVSMLVLDVSSDGDMRGYARFERDRIDGLDGADVPHLLGAGQMAFTVDQGADTERYQGITELEGATLGECAQAYFRTSEQLETAILLACNGERAGGLMVQRLPDAAGEDPDDAEENWRRGVILASSAKAMELTDESLPAQQLLLRLFHEDGVRVYDPRPLRFNCRCSYEKVEATLKAFPVDQVADMVVDDRIEVTCEFCQTTYVMDGTPLKSLLEPE, from the coding sequence ATGACCGCTCCGATGATGGACGATGACCTGATCCAGCCATTCCAGGTGGAACCCTGCGGTCTGCGGGGCCGTCTCGTGCGCCTGGGCCCGGCCCTGGTTGATCTGCTGTCGGGGCAGGACTACCCGCCGGTGGTTGCCCGCCTGTTGGGCCAGGCCGCCGCTCTGGCCGCCGTGCTGGCCTCGTCACTCAAGTACGATGGCCTATTCACCTTGCAAATCAAAGGCGATGGACCGGTTTCCATGCTGGTCTTGGACGTGTCGTCGGACGGCGACATGCGCGGCTATGCCCGGTTCGAGCGGGACCGGATCGATGGCCTCGACGGCGCGGATGTGCCGCACCTGCTGGGCGCCGGACAGATGGCCTTTACCGTCGACCAGGGCGCCGACACGGAACGCTACCAGGGCATCACCGAACTGGAAGGCGCCACCCTGGGGGAATGTGCCCAGGCCTATTTCCGCACCTCGGAACAGTTGGAAACGGCGATTCTTTTGGCCTGCAACGGGGAACGCGCGGGGGGATTGATGGTCCAGCGGTTGCCGGATGCGGCGGGCGAAGATCCGGATGACGCCGAAGAAAACTGGCGCCGGGGAGTGATCCTGGCCTCCAGCGCCAAGGCCATGGAATTGACCGATGAATCTCTTCCGGCGCAGCAGCTCTTGTTGCGGCTGTTCCACGAGGATGGCGTGCGGGTTTATGACCCCCGGCCTCTGCGGTTCAACTGCCGTTGCTCATACGAAAAGGTCGAGGCGACGCTCAAGGCCTTTCCGGTCGATCAGGTGGCCGACATGGTGGTCGATGACCGAATCGAGGTCACCTGCGAGTTTTGCCAAACTACCTATGTCATGGACGGCACGCCGCTTAAATCGCTCCTCGAGCCAGAATAA
- the argF gene encoding ornithine carbamoyltransferase, with protein MTTAPKHFLDLDQLDSDTLRAILDTGRAYKTGSRVDLPLEGRTLAMIFEKPSTRTRVSFEVAAHQLGGNTVIMDDSTTQLGRGETVADTARVLSRYVDAIMIRTDDPAKLIELSSHATVPVINGLTDASHPCQLMADIMTIEEHRGGIEGQVLAWCGDGNNVASSFIQAAARFNFTLRLACPKQLPPNADVVDWARKEGAEIVVTDDPRTAVSGADCVVTDTWVSMGDADAEARHEMLVPFQVNEDLMTKAKADALFLHCLPAHRGEEVTEGVIDGPWSVVWDEAENRLHAQKGVLAWCLDR; from the coding sequence ATGACCACGGCACCGAAGCATTTTCTGGACCTGGACCAGTTGGATAGCGACACGCTGCGCGCCATCCTTGATACGGGTCGGGCCTATAAGACCGGTTCGCGGGTGGACCTGCCGTTGGAGGGCCGCACTCTGGCGATGATCTTCGAGAAGCCTTCCACCCGGACCCGGGTGTCCTTCGAGGTGGCGGCCCATCAATTGGGCGGCAACACGGTGATCATGGATGATTCCACCACCCAACTGGGGCGCGGTGAAACCGTCGCCGATACGGCGCGGGTGCTGTCGCGTTATGTGGACGCCATCATGATTCGCACCGACGATCCGGCCAAGCTGATTGAATTGTCCAGCCATGCCACCGTGCCGGTAATCAATGGCCTGACCGATGCCTCGCACCCTTGCCAGTTGATGGCCGATATCATGACCATTGAGGAACATCGCGGCGGGATTGAAGGACAGGTTCTGGCCTGGTGCGGCGATGGCAACAATGTGGCCAGTTCATTCATTCAGGCGGCGGCCCGATTCAATTTCACCCTGCGCCTGGCCTGTCCGAAGCAATTGCCGCCCAACGCCGATGTGGTGGACTGGGCACGTAAGGAAGGAGCCGAGATTGTCGTCACCGATGATCCGAGAACGGCCGTTTCGGGCGCCGATTGCGTGGTCACCGATACCTGGGTCTCCATGGGCGACGCGGATGCCGAGGCTCGTCACGAAATGCTCGTACCGTTCCAGGTAAACGAGGATCTGATGACCAAGGCCAAGGCCGACGCCTTGTTCCTGCACTGTCTGCCCGCCCACCGGGGGGAGGAAGTGACCGAGGGCGTCATCGATGGCCCCTGGTCGGTGGTCTGGGATGAAGCGGAAAACCGCCTGCATGCGCAAAAGGGCGTTCTGGCCTGGTGTCTGGACCGATGA
- a CDS encoding aspartate aminotransferase family protein, which produces MITAVMPTYARIDMAFERGEGCFLFDTEGKRYLDFAAGVAVNALGHAHPRMVAALTEQAGKLWHCSNLYRVAGQETLAERLVDLTFADTAFFTNSGAEAVECAIKMVRKYHHADGHPEKHRVICCTNAFHGRTLATIAAGGQRKMLDGFGPDMDGFDHVRFGNLNELRAAIGQKTAAILVEPIQGEGGINTATTEFLRGLRAAADEFGLLLVFDEVQSGAGRTGKLFAHEWAGIEPDIMAVAKGLGGGFPVGACLATEKAAKGMTPGSHGSTYGGNPLAMAVANAVLDVMTEEGFLANVEAMGARLGQGLDRLVARYPTILIESRGMGLMRGLRCNDHVTNTDFITRARARGLLLVPAGENVARLLPPLIVGAAEIDDALSLLATVCREIEEEQQS; this is translated from the coding sequence ATGATTACGGCGGTTATGCCCACCTACGCCCGCATCGACATGGCGTTCGAGCGCGGTGAAGGCTGCTTTCTTTTTGATACGGAGGGAAAGCGGTATCTGGATTTTGCCGCTGGCGTGGCGGTGAACGCGCTGGGTCACGCGCACCCCCGTATGGTCGCTGCGCTGACCGAGCAGGCGGGCAAGCTATGGCATTGCTCCAATCTTTATCGGGTCGCGGGCCAGGAAACCCTGGCCGAACGGCTGGTGGATCTGACCTTTGCCGATACGGCCTTTTTCACCAATTCCGGGGCCGAGGCCGTGGAATGTGCCATCAAGATGGTGCGCAAGTACCACCATGCCGATGGCCATCCGGAAAAACATCGGGTGATCTGCTGCACCAATGCCTTCCATGGCCGCACCCTGGCCACCATCGCCGCCGGGGGGCAAAGGAAGATGCTCGATGGTTTCGGCCCGGATATGGATGGATTCGACCATGTGCGATTCGGCAACCTGAATGAGCTGCGCGCCGCCATTGGTCAAAAAACCGCGGCCATCCTGGTGGAACCGATCCAAGGCGAGGGTGGAATCAATACCGCCACCACGGAATTCCTGCGTGGCCTGCGCGCCGCGGCGGATGAATTCGGCCTGCTTTTGGTATTCGACGAAGTCCAAAGCGGCGCCGGACGCACCGGCAAGCTGTTCGCCCACGAATGGGCCGGCATCGAACCCGATATCATGGCCGTGGCAAAGGGGCTGGGCGGCGGTTTTCCGGTCGGCGCCTGTCTGGCCACCGAAAAAGCGGCCAAGGGCATGACCCCCGGCAGTCACGGCAGCACCTATGGCGGCAACCCGCTGGCCATGGCCGTGGCGAACGCCGTGCTCGACGTGATGACTGAGGAAGGCTTTTTGGCCAACGTGGAAGCCATGGGCGCGCGATTGGGTCAGGGTTTGGACAGACTGGTCGCCCGTTATCCGACCATACTGATAGAGAGCCGGGGCATGGGCCTGATGCGCGGTCTGCGATGCAACGACCATGTGACCAATACAGACTTTATTACTAGGGCCCGGGCCCGGGGACTGTTGCTGGTTCCCGCCGGAGAGAACGTGGCCCGATTGCTGCCGCCGCTGATTGTCGGCGCGGCGGAAATTGACGACGCCCTATCCCTGCTGGCGACGGTCTGTCGCGAGATCGAAGAGGAGCAACAGTCATGA
- a CDS encoding ABC transporter ATP-binding protein encodes MSDSPDNAIQCIDLCKTYGGRGKAPKPALDHVSLDIPRGSFFGLLGPNGAGKSTLINILAGLVMRTSGEARIWGRDIEREMRAARQAIGIVPQELNIDPFFSPRELLDLYAGLYGVPKKERRTMEILDAVGLADKADAYARTLSGGMRRRLLVAKAMVHNPPILVLDEPTAGVDVQLRQQLWAMVQELNDGGTTILLTTHYLEEAENLCDRIAVIDQGKLIACETTEDLLKRMDAKQLTVTLDTDLAALPESLSPFHVEQTDPRTLVFSYPPSTVNGGQILEALRDGGLTVVDLSTHEADLEDIFLRLTGKD; translated from the coding sequence ATGAGCGATTCACCCGACAACGCGATCCAATGCATCGATCTGTGCAAGACCTATGGCGGCCGGGGCAAAGCACCCAAGCCTGCCTTGGATCATGTGAGTCTGGATATCCCCCGGGGGTCATTTTTCGGTCTGTTGGGACCCAATGGCGCCGGCAAATCGACGCTGATCAATATTCTGGCCGGACTGGTCATGCGGACCTCAGGCGAGGCGCGCATCTGGGGCCGCGACATCGAACGCGAGATGCGGGCCGCGCGGCAGGCCATTGGCATCGTGCCGCAGGAACTCAACATCGACCCGTTCTTCAGTCCGCGCGAATTGCTGGATCTCTATGCCGGACTCTATGGTGTGCCGAAGAAGGAACGCCGTACCATGGAGATCCTTGATGCCGTGGGGCTGGCCGACAAGGCCGATGCCTATGCCCGTACCCTGTCCGGCGGCATGCGCCGACGGCTTTTGGTGGCCAAGGCTATGGTCCATAACCCGCCGATCCTGGTGCTGGACGAACCCACTGCCGGGGTGGATGTGCAACTGCGCCAACAGCTCTGGGCCATGGTCCAGGAACTCAACGACGGCGGCACCACCATCTTGCTCACCACCCATTATCTGGAAGAAGCGGAAAACCTCTGCGACCGCATCGCGGTGATCGATCAGGGCAAGCTGATCGCTTGCGAGACCACCGAGGATCTGCTCAAACGCATGGATGCCAAGCAGCTGACCGTAACCCTGGATACTGATCTCGCTGCGCTGCCGGAAAGCCTGTCGCCCTTCCATGTGGAGCAGACCGACCCTCGCACCCTGGTATTTTCCTATCCGCCCAGCACGGTCAACGGCGGGCAGATTCTTGAAGCCTTGCGCGATGGCGGGCTGACGGTGGTGGATCTATCCACCCACGAGGCGGACCTGGAAGATATCTTCCTGCGGCTGACCGGGAAAGACTGA
- a CDS encoding cadherin-like domain-containing protein — protein sequence MAEQMNDDLNPEQDDDAPRNGPEGDDQDLAFMDEDSGPGLDDVEEQDLVRGPGDESGEDLVAMGNVQSTQRQTQEAIEQGGAQSGAAEAIEATDASIGSSSVHGNLLSKLADEGRDTSGLFVREVSFRGNRVSFGDSEQVQTDDQGREFVQVQTDSGQLVVFQDGGYEFAPVDDGIVDPVNDEFVVIVENEEGDTATVTLALTGTDEDLIEAITVNSGPTTTDQSFTMNEDGTLTITETQLLAGSADADGDTLTVSSIDGVSNGTLVDNGDSSWTFTPDADWNGDLSFSYTVVDGEGGSSTADLDISVASVNDGPTTPKGSFTMNEDGTLTL from the coding sequence ATGGCCGAACAAATGAATGATGATCTCAATCCCGAACAGGACGACGACGCCCCGCGTAACGGTCCCGAAGGTGATGATCAGGATCTGGCGTTCATGGATGAAGACTCCGGCCCGGGCCTTGATGACGTCGAGGAGCAGGATCTGGTTCGTGGCCCCGGCGATGAAAGCGGCGAAGACTTGGTTGCCATGGGCAATGTCCAATCCACTCAGCGCCAAACCCAAGAGGCCATCGAACAAGGGGGCGCCCAATCTGGTGCCGCCGAGGCCATCGAAGCCACCGATGCAAGCATCGGCAGTTCGTCCGTCCATGGCAATCTGCTGTCCAAGTTGGCGGATGAAGGCCGTGATACCAGCGGATTGTTTGTTCGGGAAGTCAGCTTTCGAGGCAACCGCGTTTCCTTCGGCGATTCGGAACAGGTCCAGACAGACGACCAAGGCCGGGAATTCGTCCAGGTTCAAACCGATAGCGGCCAGTTGGTGGTCTTCCAAGACGGCGGCTATGAATTCGCGCCGGTGGACGATGGGATCGTGGATCCGGTGAACGACGAATTTGTCGTCATCGTCGAGAACGAAGAAGGTGACACCGCCACCGTGACCCTGGCCCTGACCGGTACCGATGAAGACCTGATTGAGGCAATCACCGTCAATTCCGGTCCGACCACCACCGACCAGTCCTTCACCATGAACGAAGATGGCACGCTGACCATCACCGAGACCCAATTACTGGCGGGATCCGCCGATGCGGACGGCGATACCCTGACGGTTTCCAGTATCGACGGGGTATCCAACGGTACCTTGGTGGACAACGGCGACAGCAGTTGGACCTTTACTCCCGATGCCGATTGGAATGGCGATCTGAGCTTCTCCTACACGGTCGTGGACGGCGAAGGCGGATCAAGCACCGCGGACCTGGATATTTCCGTGGCCTCGGTCAATGACGGCCCGACCACCCCTAAAGGGTCCTTCACCATGAACGAAGATGGTACCCTGACCCTTTAA
- a CDS encoding IS110 family transposase: protein MEYFVGMDVSMASISICEIDAKGTVIREGKVSSTPEAVATWLEESGRGFARIGLEAGPLAPWLYAGLSSRGLPVICIETRQMKAFASASPVKTDRRDARLISQAMRTGLYRATHVKTARSQELRMVLTHRETLVHQVRQLSNTVRGTLKAFGLKVGMARGRLFAARVRELTADNPHLSAAAEPLLLARQALLEQLDKLDRQVHAAARDDSVCRRLMTVPGVGPVTALAFRTGLDVPERFQKSVMVGAHFGLVPRRYASGEQDRSGPISKCGDAMVRWLLFEAANALLTRTRRWSWLKHWGLAVAKRRGMKRAKVAVARRLAVIMHRMWIDGTDFQYRKEETAI, encoded by the coding sequence ATGGAGTATTTTGTTGGAATGGACGTATCGATGGCAAGCATTTCGATCTGTGAGATTGATGCAAAGGGAACCGTCATTCGCGAAGGCAAGGTGTCAAGCACACCCGAGGCGGTCGCCACTTGGCTCGAGGAAAGCGGGCGTGGCTTTGCGCGAATTGGGTTGGAAGCTGGCCCTCTGGCGCCTTGGCTGTACGCAGGACTGTCCAGTCGGGGCCTCCCTGTGATTTGTATCGAGACCCGGCAAATGAAGGCCTTTGCCAGCGCCAGCCCAGTCAAGACGGACCGTCGCGACGCCCGCTTGATCAGCCAGGCGATGCGGACCGGTTTGTACCGCGCGACCCACGTCAAGACCGCGCGCAGTCAGGAGCTCCGGATGGTGCTGACCCATCGGGAGACCCTGGTTCATCAGGTCCGTCAGTTGTCCAATACGGTACGAGGAACATTGAAAGCTTTCGGCCTCAAGGTCGGTATGGCGCGCGGACGCCTTTTCGCGGCGCGGGTTCGGGAATTGACGGCTGATAACCCGCACCTCAGCGCAGCCGCCGAGCCGCTCTTGCTTGCGCGCCAAGCCTTGCTCGAACAACTCGACAAGCTCGACCGGCAGGTTCATGCCGCTGCGCGCGATGATAGCGTTTGCCGGCGCCTGATGACCGTTCCCGGCGTCGGCCCGGTTACCGCCCTCGCTTTCAGGACAGGACTCGACGTGCCGGAACGGTTTCAAAAGTCGGTCATGGTCGGCGCCCACTTCGGGCTTGTCCCACGCAGATACGCCTCGGGAGAGCAGGACCGAAGCGGCCCCATCAGCAAGTGCGGAGATGCCATGGTTCGTTGGCTTTTGTTCGAGGCCGCCAATGCACTTCTCACTCGAACCCGCCGTTGGTCCTGGCTCAAACACTGGGGGCTCGCGGTCGCCAAAAGGCGCGGGATGAAACGCGCCAAGGTAGCCGTTGCCCGGCGTCTCGCCGTAATCATGCATCGCATGTGGATCGACGGCACGGACTTCCAGTACCGCAAGGAGGAGACCGCCATCTAA
- a CDS encoding alpha/beta hydrolase, with protein MIRAFPLGLLLALLVACAPGTLPPGDPDISPRLTATAFLASDGTALPLRRWEPAGQPKALVLALHGFNDYSSFFHTTAEALADQGILSMAYDQRGFGANEDVGYWAGVAGYTRDMREAIAAARQTYPELPLFVLGESMGGAVALVTLSAPNAPAVDGVILSAPAVWARKTWPFYQRWALWLGAHSLPWLPVSGRGLNIKPSDNIEMLRALGRDPLIIKDTRIGTIWGLANLMDSALEAVPRFDRKALILYGSKDEIIPGKPFDRLVATLPDDARLRQTLALYDGGWHMLLRDLNADLVHADIAAWIEDATQPLPSAADMRARLRLRRPY; from the coding sequence ATGATCCGGGCCTTTCCGCTCGGCCTGCTTCTGGCCTTGCTCGTTGCCTGCGCCCCTGGAACTCTGCCACCGGGCGATCCCGACATTTCCCCCCGACTGACCGCAACGGCCTTCCTGGCCTCTGATGGCACCGCTCTGCCGCTGCGGCGATGGGAACCGGCGGGCCAACCCAAGGCGCTGGTTTTAGCCCTGCACGGTTTCAACGACTATTCCAGTTTTTTCCATACCACCGCCGAGGCCCTGGCGGATCAGGGCATCCTGTCCATGGCCTACGATCAACGCGGTTTCGGCGCCAATGAAGATGTGGGTTATTGGGCCGGGGTCGCGGGCTATACACGCGACATGCGCGAGGCCATCGCAGCGGCCCGGCAGACCTATCCGGAGCTGCCGCTGTTCGTGCTCGGCGAAAGCATGGGCGGGGCGGTCGCCCTGGTCACCCTGAGCGCCCCGAATGCTCCGGCGGTCGATGGGGTCATCCTGTCGGCCCCGGCGGTCTGGGCGCGAAAGACCTGGCCGTTCTATCAACGCTGGGCCCTGTGGCTGGGGGCGCACAGCCTGCCCTGGTTGCCGGTCAGCGGGCGGGGCCTGAATATCAAGCCCTCGGACAATATCGAGATGCTGCGGGCTCTGGGCCGGGATCCGCTGATTATCAAGGATACCCGCATCGGCACTATTTGGGGCCTGGCCAACCTGATGGATTCAGCCCTGGAAGCGGTGCCCCGGTTCGATCGCAAGGCGCTAATTCTTTATGGTTCCAAGGACGAAATCATTCCCGGCAAACCGTTCGACCGTCTGGTGGCAACACTCCCGGACGACGCCCGCTTGCGACAGACCCTGGCTTTATATGATGGGGGCTGGCACATGCTGCTACGGGATCTGAATGCCGATCTGGTCCATGCGGATATCGCCGCTTGGATCGAGGATGCCACCCAGCCCCTGCCCTCGGCGGCGGACATGCGGGCTCGGTTGCGGCTGAGGCGACCTTATTGA